The genomic interval ACCGCGCCCTTCACGGTGGCGCGGGCCCCTGGGGTGAATCGCTCGAACATCAACGCCTCCCGTACTTCTTGTGCACGGCCTGCCGGCTGACGCCCAGCTCGGCGGCGATCTCCTGCCACGACCAGCCCTGGACGCGGGCACTTCTGACTTGGACGGCTTCGAGCTGCTCCAGCAGCCGCCGCAGCGCGGCCACCGCCCGCAGCCCGACGCGCGGGTCGCGGTCACCGGCGCGTGCGGCCAGATCCGTTGCTTCGGTCATGACGTCAACCTACATTGACAAGCACCCTCCGTCAATCAAAGTTGACATCATCGTCGGCCAGGCGAGCGTGCCGCTCGACGTCGTACCGGACGCCGCCGTAGCGCAGTTTGGCCCGCTCGATGCCCTCGGTCGCGAATCCGGACCGGGTCGCGACCCGGCAGGAGGCCGGGTTGTCGGTGCGGTGGCCCAGCTCCAGCCGGTACAGCCCGAGCTCGTCGAAGGCCCAGCGCGCCAACGCCCGCACCCCGGCCGGGGCGACACCCCGGCCGCGCGCCTCCGGTGTGGTCCAGTAGGAGACCCAGCCGGTGTCGTGGGTCAGGTTGACGGCGTCGACGGAGACGCAGCCGAGGGCCTCGCCCGCCTCCCCCACGACGGCCCAGGAGTAGCCGGTGCGCGCTCCCCGTTCGCGCGTGCGGTCCGCGATCCAGGCCAGCGCCCCGGGCCGGTCGGACACCGGCCGGTCCGTCTGGCGGTCCATCTCGGCCGGGGCGAAGGCGCGGAGCACCGCCGAGGCGTCGGCGGGCTCCCAGGGGCGCAGCAGAAACCCTTCAGGGGTGGTCAGTTCGTCCATACGGACCACCTTCCCGCACGGTCACCACCACTTCGCCCCCGGGCCACGCCCGTACGACCGGCCAACTCCCGCGCGACGACGTGCCGGGGCCGCCGGCGACCACCCCCGGGCCGGTGACGGAGACACGCCAGCCCCGGGGCGAGGGCGGGAGGGACAGCTCCGTCGCCCCGGGGCGGGCGGCGGCCCGGTAGGCGAGGCGGTAGGAGCGGGTGTCGGCGTCGTAGGCCTCGGAGCGGACGGTCCCCGCGACGGCCGGGGCGTACGGGGTGGCCGTCCGCTCCTTGTTCGTACGGAAGCGGCCCCGCTCGTCGACCGCGCAGTAGCCGCCGCCGTAACACCAGACGTACCCGGCCCAGCCGGAGCTGTAGCGGTTCAGGGAGTCGACGGCCTCGCGGTAGAAGCGGCCCATGGCGGGGAGGGAGTTGTTCAGGGGCCCCCACTCGCCGACGACCACGGGCATCCGGTGGCGGGCCGGATAGGCGATGACCGCGGCCTCGTACGCCTCGATCCAGCCGGCCGACGGGTCGTAGTCCGCGCCCGCCTCCATGGCGGTGTTGTAGAAGTGCGGGGCGTACACGGTCCGGCGGTCCTCGATCCGGCCGAGCCCGGTGGGGACGCCCTCGCCGACGATGGGCGTCGGCTCGACGAAGAGCCAGGTGTCACGGTCCTTCGCCCGGACGGCTCGGGCCAGCCGGTTGTACATCGGGGTGAGGTGCTGGGCCTCGATCCGGCGGGCGGCGGTCGGCAGGTCCTCGCCCGGGCGCAGCTCCCCCATCGGCTCGTTGATCAGGTCGTAGCCGATCACGGCCGGGTGGTCGCGGAAGCGTTCCGCGATGACCTGCCACATGGCGGCCTGGGCGCGCTG from Streptomyces sp. CA-278952 carries:
- a CDS encoding GNAT family N-acetyltransferase: MDELTTPEGFLLRPWEPADASAVLRAFAPAEMDRQTDRPVSDRPGALAWIADRTRERGARTGYSWAVVGEAGEALGCVSVDAVNLTHDTGWVSYWTTPEARGRGVAPAGVRALARWAFDELGLYRLELGHRTDNPASCRVATRSGFATEGIERAKLRYGGVRYDVERHARLADDDVNFD
- a CDS encoding cellulase family glycosylhydrolase; translated protein: MAVVVASVLAAGALAPAASARPAPVAVPASESRERAIPPLTDDRGRTLTLRGWNVEDKANRGEAALTAITERHFRDLRANGFNFARLLVFWDDLEPTRGQYSERYLRRVERVLDWAAKHRVHVLIDAHQDVFGPAFGHRGIPAWATRTDGLPFTPNPDDWFSEYFEPAVQRAFTHLYEDPDLQRAQAAMWQVIAERFRDHPAVIGYDLINEPMGELRPGEDLPTAARRIEAQHLTPMYNRLARAVRAKDRDTWLFVEPTPIVGEGVPTGLGRIEDRRTVYAPHFYNTAMEAGADYDPSAGWIEAYEAAVIAYPARHRMPVVVGEWGPLNNSLPAMGRFYREAVDSLNRYSSGWAGYVWCYGGGYCAVDERGRFRTNKERTATPYAPAVAGTVRSEAYDADTRSYRLAYRAAARPGATELSLPPSPRGWRVSVTGPGVVAGGPGTSSRGSWPVVRAWPGGEVVVTVREGGPYGRTDHP
- a CDS encoding sigma factor-like helix-turn-helix DNA-binding protein, yielding MTEATDLAARAGDRDPRVGLRAVAALRRLLEQLEAVQVRSARVQGWSWQEIAAELGVSRQAVHKKYGRR